The Gemmatimonadota bacterium genomic interval CGAGCCGGTGGACGTGTGCGAGGAGGCGACCGTGTCCTCACCCGCGAGGCGACGAATTCTTCGCGGTAGCAAGTCGGCCCGTTGAAATCCGACCGTGGCCGCGACGGGGTTGGTGCGGACGCTACCCAACTTCAGCACGGCTGATGCGAGCGGGAGCGCGAGGTGCTGCGCGACTTCATCGTCGGCGGTGATCTCGACTTCATCCTCAAGATCAGCGGCCAGGCGCCGCATGACCGGGAGCCAGAACAGCAGCGAGCCCAGCGCGCGAAGCGAAAAGAGCCGCAGCGGATCGCGGCGCCGCACATGGACGGCCTCGTGGGCAAGAACAGCCGTAAGTTCGTCGGCTGTCAGAAGGTCAGGCAAATCTGCGGCGACGATGACGCGCGGCCTAAGCCAGCCTGATACGAACGCGGGCGTTGGCAAGCCCGATATCGCGCGAACACGCTCGGGGTTGAGGCCGGCGCGACGTGCGGCGAGGCCAATTGGCCCATCAGGCATGATTCGTGACTGCGGC includes:
- a CDS encoding M56 family metallopeptidase; the encoded protein is MLLFAMVAALLLGITPVVGHHVLGAVDWLSAEQQHLGMLCLVTLHQLLAPVHDLSHWLLYLGIVFAVVERGRVLWRHWRVMRALPQSRIMPDGPIGLAARRAGLNPERVRAISGLPTPAFVSGWLRPRVIVAADLPDLLTADELTAVLAHEAVHVRRRDPLRLFSLRALGSLLFWLPVMRRLAADLEDEVEITADDEVAQHLALPLASAVLKLGSVRTNPVAATVGFQRADLLPRRIRRLAGEDTVASSHTSTGSLVAAAAALLLTWTSGLMVLHPLNDPSDHSEHGPAHCDHPNGNALTHLFCRGWTVGTGNSAAGCPHDDDHHLVSGLPTPASTAPAI